The sequence below is a genomic window from Armatimonadota bacterium.
ATATATATTCGCCATCCTTACATTCGGAGTCGAGTCTTTGGGATAGAGCTTTTCCCATTTACGGCAGGTGTCGATTGCGCCATCGAGCTTCTTATTGCTCTCCTGCACATAGGCGTATACTTCCAAAGCCTGCTTGTCTTTCGGACTGGCAGTGAGCGCCGAACTTGCGGTTTTGAGAGCCTGGTCCGGCTTTTTCAGATTGACCTGAGTCAATGCAAGCCTTATATTCGCGACAGCGTCAGCAGGGCGGGATTTGAGGGCAGCCTTAAACTTTTCTTCCGCTTCCTTATATTTGCCTTTTGTATAGTCGAGAGTGCCGATATCGAGATTGGCCTGGTAGTTGTATTTGTCAACCTTGAGCACCCTTTCAAGCGCATCTATTGCCTTAGCCTCTTTATCGGAAGTGCCGTATAGTCGGGCAAGCGACAGGAGTGCGGGGACTTTTGTCTCAGGCAGTTTTGATGCGCTCTCATACAGCTCGATAGCCCTGGACTTGTCACCTATCTTTTCAGCCGAATAAGCCGCAATAGCTTTTGCCTGAGCATTCTTTGGGTCCAAAACCGCGAGGCGCTCCATCGTCTCCAGAGCATCGCCATACTTATTGAGCTTCATATATGCGAAGCCCAGGTTAAACATTGCGCCTTCGTTTTTTGGATCGACATGGAGCGTTGACTTTAGAGCATCAACTGCAGGCTCATACTTACCCAGCTTAAGGTTTACAACCCCAAAAAGATATCTGGCATGCGCATCCTTGGGCTTTTGGCCCAGCAGCTTCCGGGCGTATTTGAGCGCTTCCTGATTTTTATTGCACTCGATCAGCACACTGGTAAGTCGCTCCAGAGCAAATAAATTTTTCGGGTCCTTGGCTAATGCGCGCTCGAATGCGGACTGCGCATTGCTCCACTTGTTCTGCTGAATATAAATGACGCCCATGTTATTGAGCACAGGAGCCCAGTTCGGAGCCAGTTTCAGCACGGCGCGATATTCGGCCAGCGCCTGGTCCGGCTTTCCCGACTGCTGGAGCTTGAGAGCAATATTGAAGTGCTTTTGAGCATCGGCTTTGTTGTCCGCATAGCCGGCAACAGAAAGGCAGATGAAGATCGATACAGTGATACATATCAAAACACGTGATATCTTGGACACGACAGCCCCCTGAAAAGAGAATATGACAGGTCAAATTCTAGTCCTGCAAAAGATGTACGTCAACAATAGGCTCCAGGTGATCGCATCTTGATATCTATCACGAAAACACGAAACGGAGAAAGCACGAAAATTGCAGAGTCCCGCAGACTCGAGATTTGTCGCATTTTCAGATAAGAGTTCAACCTGCGGAAGGCAGCCTTTCGTGTTTTCTTACTATCGTGATTGCATTTGATGCGATTGCCCTGCAATCGGCTCTATATATAAAAATCATCGCGCAAAACCGGTAGCGCATACAGTCGGCAAAGTGCTTGGCTCACGGAAGAACACACATGAGGAGTTGATTACCATGCTGGTCGCTTTAATTGACGTGATTGGCTGCGAAAACCCGAAGTGCAGGGATTTCGCAAAAATCGTCCCCGGAACGCGCGGAGTTACATCCTATTACTGTCCGGTCTGCTGCAAAATCAGTTATCCCAGAACAGTCGACGCAGCGCTTGCAGATTCACCTGAGAGGTACAAAGAGTATCTGCAGCGAACACTGAGCAGTATAGAGCTTGCCTGATGCGCAAACAACATAGGCAGCGGGCAATACGATTGCTGCCTGCTGCCTATACTCATGACGCAGCGAAGCTGATAGTGGACCGACTCAAGCTTTCCACTTACGCCATATGTTCTTACTGCCCCTTTTTCGGCGGCTCCTTTTCAACCGCGCGCAAGAATACATCATCCGCGAGAATAATGTCATCGGCAACCTGACGCATTGTTTTATTTTGGTTACGGCATTTGTGCTTGAGATGAGTGAATGCGTCCTCTTCATTCAGAGAAAGCCTTGACATAAGTATATGCTTGGCGCGCTCGGAGAGCTTTCTGGTCTCCAATGCGGTTCTGACGTCCTCAACCTCTTTTTTTAAGACTGAAAGCTCGGAGGCTCTAGCGGCTGCAAGCTCGATATTGGCGCAAATACTTTCCGGATCGGCAGGCTTGAGCAGATATGTAAACGCTCCCGCCAGGGCAGCACCCTTTATCAATTGCTCATCCGCATGCGACGATAAAATTATAACAGCCCCGACGCCCTGCTCGATCAAGCGGCGAGTAGTCTCAATGCCATCAATCCCCGACAATTCCATAGCCACAAGAGCCATATCAGGATGCGTCTCGCCTGCAAGGTCAAAAGCATGTTCGCCGCACCCGGCCATACCGACTACTTCATGCCCCGCGTTTTCGACAATAGACCGGATCTCCGATGCGGCATCTGTCCCGTTCTCGACAACCAAAACTCGGTGACCCATATAATTGCTCCTTTCCAGAAACCGAGTTTCGCCCAAGTCGTCGTGCAGATTATACTTCATCCATTGCAGGCAGGCAAGTGAGCAATAATCGAATAAGTATTGAGGGTAAACCGAAGTGAGGTGAGTGCATTGATAGAACCATTTGAAAACAGAAATCAGGCAGGTAGGGCTCTGGCAGCCGCATTGGAACATCTCCGGGGCACGGACTGTATTGTGCTCGCCATACCGCGCGGAGGTGTAGTTACTGCATACGAAGTGGCATGCGCATTCGATTGGGAACTGGATGTGATCGTACCGCGCAAGCTGCGAGCGCCGGGTCAGCCTGAACTGGCTATTGGCGCTGTCGCGAGTTGGGGCGACCATGAGCGCCTCCTCGATGCTCGTTCTATCGCAATGATCGGCGTAAGTGACGAGTATATCGAACGTGAAGTAAAAGAACAGCTCTCCGAAGTAGGCAGGAGGCTGGTCGCATATCGAGGAACGACCCAGCCGCCCAATATCGCGGGACGCACGGTGATAGTTGTCGATGATGGAATAGCGACGGGATACACGACACGCGCCGCAGTGCTTGCCGCGCGAAATCTCAAGGCGGCTAAGATCATACTCGCCGTGCCTGTAGGGCCGCCTGACTCTGTCGAGATGTTGAGACCTTACGTTGACGAACTGATATGCTTGAAAATGCCTTTCCCGTTTATGGCCGTCGGTTACTGGTATAATGAGTTTGAACAAGTCTCTGATGCCGAAGTGATTAGATTGCTGGATGATGCGCGCTCGCGCAGGGACTGATAGCATGCACGATTTGTTTGAGGATGCTGGAGTGACTAGATTGCTGGATGATGCGCGCTCGCGCAGGGGCTGATAGCATGCACGATCTATTCGAGGACAGAAACGAGGCGGGCAGACACCTCGCAAAAAGACTCAGTCAATACCGCAGCACCAGCGCAGTGCTTCTGGCGATACCACGCGGCGGAGTGCCGGTTGCCGCCGCCGCCGCCCGCCGTCTACAGCTCGAATGGAACATAATAGTCGCTCGAAAACTGCCGATACCATCCAACCCTGAAGCAGGATTCGGCGCTGTCACGACAGACGGCTGTGTGGCGCTCAATGAGCAGATTCTCCAGGGGCTTCGCCTAACCACAAAGGAAATCAACTCCGTTATTTCACAGCAGAAAGCCGAGGCTGCGCGCAGGGCAAAACTCTACTCCAGCGCCCGGCTGCCGACCAATATTTCACACAGGACCGTCGTTGTAATAGATGACGGCCTGGCAAGCGGATATACAATGCTGGCAGCAATAAAATCACTCCGCGCTCAGAATGCATCCTTGATAATTGCCGCAGCGCCCGTTGCCTCGCGGTCGGCCGCCGCCATGATTCAAGACGCAGCAGATGAGTGCATCTTTGAGATAGTAAGCCCATCGGTTCCGTTCGCCGTGGCCGATTTTTACCTCAAATGGCATGATCTCACAGACGAAGAGGTTCTCTCTCTGTTAAAACAGTAATAAAGTAACCCCGCATTCAGCCACATATTTAATTTGTACAAAATCATTCAACAATTCACGCCCGGCAGCGTCTATATGTATGTATGCATCCTACTACGAGAGATACTATGGAGACTCTGTGATGAAAAGACTTACCGGTTTTACTATTATTGAACTGCTCGTGGTAATCGGCATTATCGCAATTCTGGCGGCCATATTATTCCCGGTTTTCTTTGCAGCCAAGGAGAAAGGAAAAGTGACAGCCTGCCTGAATAACCTGCACCAGTTGGGAAAAGGCATGACTATGTATGCAGACGAGTGGAACCATTACCCGATTGCCAGATTAGAAACCGGCGGATACGGCAACCCATCCGGCAACTGGGCTGGAGTGGACCAGGTAAACGGCAAATGCGATCCCAAGTCAGGTCAAATTTTTCAATATGTCAGGAATGTCGATGTCTATCTCTGCCCGAGCGACAAAGGCGTTAGAGCAACAAGTATCAGCTATGGGAATGGGATGAATTATCCGCTCAGCTACAGTATGAACAATATTGCCGATTACCGTACGGCAAGCAATATGGCAGCTTCCCAAAGCAAAGTCGGGCTTCTCGTTCACGAAGATAGAGACTCCATTGACGATGGTGACTTCTACTGGTTCGGCTGGACAGACGGCGGAGAAGGCGCAAACCGGCCAGGCAGAATGCACAATGGAGGAACATGCGTATTGTTTTGCGATCAACATGCCCAATGGCAGAAGTATGAGACTGTTATCACCGAACTGCGCAGCGGAGACTGGGACCCGCTCCATGTCAGGAGGAACCAATGACAAAGAAAAAGAGAGTTGCAATCATCGCGTCTGTCTGCATTTTGCTGATTGCCGCGGTCGGGCTGGTCTGCCTCCAAGGCAAACGCTATAATCACGGCAACTCCGGCAGCCCCGAAGCCAAAATGTATGCGGCAAAAGCGCTCAATGTCGTGAAATCGCTGGATTCAGGCGATTACAAAGACGCCATCAAGGACTTTACCGCAAATGCAAAAGAAGATATCGACCCGCGGCAGTTCGGCGATGAATGGCTGCAAATAGAAAAAACGTGGGGTCCTTTCAAAAGCTGCGAGATTTTGAACGCCGAGGATGAGTATGAGGAGCGAGATGTAGCTTACAGTGTATGTATCACGTGCAGGTTCGAGAAAGGCACGATGCGCACGGTCGTTGACTTTGGCCCGCAAAAGCAGATAAGCTATGTGAACTTTGAAGGCAAACCTGAGAACCCTGATGAGACTAAAATGTATGCGGATAAAGCAATCAATGTTATCAAATCATTTGAAGCAAGAGATTATGAGAATTTAGTCAGAGACTATGAGCCGCGCTTACAAAAAATGTGCAACCCTCAGCAAATGGTGCAGGGGTGGTCAGAAGTAACCAAGCAGTTCGGGCAGCTCAATAGCTATAAAATTACAGACTCAGAAGACAAATATGAGCATGGTTTGGTTCATGTCGTTTATATGGACTGCAAGTTTGAAAAAGGCAAAATGTACATGGTTGTGGGCTTTGATGCACAGAAAAAGATTTGCTCCATGTGTATGAGCGATAAACCTCAGCGCTGACGCAAAACCACCTGTCCACCGAAAGTGTTCAGTTCTAAGGGATTTATTAGGGGCTCTGCCCCAAACCCTGCAAGAGGCTTTGCCTCTTTACTCCACAAGGAAACCAAGTTTCCTTGACCTTCAGACTCGAAATTGATTATCCCCGTACGAGGATAATCAATTTCGAGACAAGCTTGATGCCAGCCAGTGGTTCCTTTCATCGCCTCCGCTTCGGCTTCTTTGCCTTCGGCTCCAGAGCTTCATCCAGAACCTGTGAGACGTCATCGACGTATATAAAGCTCATCTTCTCACGCACGTTTGCGGGCACGTCCTCTTCAATATCCTTGCGGTTATCCTTGGGCACGATCACAGTCTCGACCCCCGCCCTCTTAGCCGCCAGGACTTTCTCCTTCAGGCCGCCAATTGCGAGCACCTTGCCGCGAAGAGTGATCTCGCCCGTCATCGCAAGGCGGGGCTTTACTTTTCGACCGCTCATAAGAGACGCTATAGCAGTAATCATAGTGACACCCGCGGACGGGCCGTCCTTGGGTATCGCGCCTGCCGGCACATGCAGATGAATGTCCGACTTGGCATAAAAGTCAGTGGCAATTCCCAGCTCTTCGGAGTGGCTGCGAACATAGCTCAATGCAGCCTGCGCCGACTCCTTCATCACATCGCCCAACTGGCCGGTGGTGATGAGGTTCTTTCCGCCATCCATTCTGGTGGCCTCGACAAAGAGCACGTCGCCGCCGACCGGTGTCCATGCAAGGCCAACCGCTACGCCCGGCTGGTCTGTCCTATCGGCAAGCTCTTCATACGTATACCTGGGCGAACCCAGATACGCATGGACCTGCGCGGTGTTTACCCGCACCGGCTTTTCGCGACCCTCGGCAAACTCCCGGGCGGTCTTGCGGCAGATACTGGCGACCTGCCTTTCAAGGTTTCTGACGCCGGCTTCGCGCGTGTAACCTCGAACAAGCTCAAGTATGCCATCTTTAGTAAACGAGATGTGCTTGCTCTTGATAAGGCCGTGCTCATTGAGTTGCTTCGGGATCAGGTGCCGTTTGGCTATCTCGAGTTTTTCTTCTTCTGTATAGCCTGCTATCTCCAGGATCTCCATCCTGTCGCGCAAAGGCGGCAGAATAGTGTCGAGCACGTTGGCGGTAGTTATAAACATGACCTTGGATAGGTCGAACGTCACTTCAAGATAATGGTCTCTGAATGTCGAGTTCTGCTCCGGGTCCAGCACCTCAAGCAGCGCAGAGGACGGATCGCCTCTAAAATCCGCTCCGACCTTGTCTATTTCATCCAGCATAAATACGGGATTGTGCGACTCAGAGCGCTTGATAGACTGTATGATCTGGCCGGGGAGCGCGCCGATATAGGTGCGGCGGTGACCCCTGATCTCGGCTTCATCGCGGACTCCGCCCAAGCTCATTCGGACAAACTTCCGCCCCAGCGACCTTGCTATCGAGCGGCCAAGAGAGGTCTTGCCGACTCCTGGAGGTCCTGCGAAGCACAGGATCGGGTGGCGCATATCACCCTCATGTTTGAACTTTCGCACGGAAAGGTATTCGAGTATTCTGTCCTTGACTTTGTCCAGGCCATAGTGATCCTCGTCGAGAATCTTGTGGACCAGCGGAATGTCGAGGTTATCGATTGTGTAGGTCTCCCACGGCAGGCTGATGAGCCAATCGATGTATGTCCGAGCGACCGTATATTCAGGTGCCGCGGGAGACATATGGCTGAGCCTGTCGAGTTCTCTTAAGGCTTCCTTCTCGGACTCCTCAGGCATTTTGGAGTCGCTGATCTTCTTGCGGAGTTCTTCAACCTCGGCTGTTCGTTCATCACCTTCGCCAAGCTCTCTCTGTATCGCCTTCATCTGCTCGCGCAGGTAATACTCGCGCTGCATCTTGCCCATCTCGGAGTGGACTTCGGACTGAATCTTGCTTCCGAGTTCGAGCACTTCTACCTCGCGCATAAGTATAGCGAGGAGCTTGTGGAGCCTTTCGCGGGTCCCGACCGTCTCCAGCAGTTCCTGCTTCTCGGCAATTTCAATCGGAAGATGCAGGGCTATAGTATCTGCCAAGACACCCGGTTTGGTGATGCTGGTCACAACGCCCTGCAGTTCATCAGGCAAATTAGGCGAGAGAGTAACCACTTTCTGAAATGCTGTGCCGACATTGCGCTTGAGGGCCTCAATCTCGACCTCTTCTTCATCCGCCCAGTCGATGACATCGGGCATCTCCTCCACCTTGACCCGTATATAAGGCTCAGTCTGGATGCACTCGACCATCCGAATGCGCTTAAGACCCTGGACAATCAATCGTTGATGCTCAGGGAGCCGGAGCATTGTGTGGATTGCCGCTACAACACCCACCGGATATATATCCGCAAATTGCGGGGCTTCTATATTTGGGTCCTTCAAGGTGGCAAGAGCGATCATACGAGATTCGCTCACCACGGCGTCGTCCACCAGCTTCATCGAGCTCTCTCTTGATACGATAAGCGGCATAACCACCATCGGGAAGAGCACTGTGTCTTTTATCGGAAGAAGACTGAGCTCCTCCGGCGTATCTATAGAACGGCCGCCGACTCCCTCGCCCTCAGGACTTATCAAGCTTTCGGCTTCCAGTATTTTAGTCTCCAAAACTAACCTCCACTAATTAACCGGCCCATTGCAACCAGACTATTCTTCTATTTCTATCCGCTTAGGCTGCGACTGCTCCAGTTTTGGCAGTGTAACTTTCAAAAATCCGTCTTTATAGTTGGCCGTAAGCTTATTCCGGTCAAACTTGACCTCGGCGGGCAGAGAGATAATACGCTCGAACGGGCCATAGTATATCTCCAACTGGTGATATCTGATCCTCTGGCTCTTGTCGTCATCAAGCTCTACACGCACACCCCTCAGGGTCAGAAACTTGCCGTCGCCTGATATCGACAGCTCGATCTGACCAGGCTCCAGGCCAGCGGCGCATACTTTAACAACCACCGCATCGGCAGTCTCATACACATCCACCCTCGGCGACCAGACCTCACCGGACGTGCTGGATATTCTAAACATCTGCAACAACATATCATCGGATACTCGACGCATCTCTCGCTCCAGTTCCTCAAGCATCTCATCATAGGACTTGAACATCATTGAAGTCACCTTACCTTGCGGCGTAAATACTGCGGCTAACCGCTCCCAGTGGACAATTCTAGCAGGAGATTACCCAGTTTACAAGCTCAGCACACGGATTTCAGTAGAAGATTTCGCTGAAGAGTTTACGCATGTCCGCCAGCGCCTTTGGAGCATCCGGAGCATAGCAGTCGATTGATATGCGTTCGTTATAGCCGATCTCTTTGAGGACTTCCAGAAATTCAGCCTGAGGAGAGTCGTCCACGCAAACATGAACGATCTCGGCACGCGCCTTGATTATATGATCGAGAGGCTCCTGCTCCTGCTGCATTTGATGGAGATCGGCTGCGAGCTTTACAAACGGGTGGTCGGCAGCGCGCACAATCTGGAGGGCTTCAGTCAGATTGTTGACTATATTGCACTCACCGCTGTTTATCGGTTGAATTGCAATCGTGATTCCATGGGTCCCGGCGATTCGCCCGGCAAGGGTAACGAATTCAATTATCTGCTCTGCCGCATCCTCAAATGAGAAGCCTTCGGGCACATTTCTTGCCTCCGGGCTGTTGAAGACAACAACCTCGCCGCCAAGTTCTTCGGCCCGCTGAAATGCCGTGCGCATGTATCGCTCGATACGATATATGTCCACTTCCGGGCCGGTGATTTTTATGTCCGGCGGAAGCAGCGAGTTCCAAACCTCCGGAACGATCTCATATGACCGCACGAGCTCAAGCGTTTCCTCAAACTCGGAATCGGGTGACTCCGCCTTGACTAAGCTTACCGGCAGCTCTATATAATCATATCCTGCATCCTGAACGGTCTGGATATCATCCAGGCTCGCACAGCATCCGAATCTCATATGTTCTCTCAGTCAAAAAGTTTGAAAGTCAAAAAGTCAAAAAGTTGAAATCCGTCGGCGGTCGGCGGTCGTCAGTCCACCTCTGTTATTAGGGTGACGCAGATTTCCTGTCTGTATATCTTTACTACCTTAGCTTGCTATAGCTTTTGATAATCTTTGGTACCAAGCGGGAATCCGGACTCTCTCAGCTCTCCACTCTCCACTTTCCACTAGGACTGCAGCTTATCCTTCAATATCTTGTTTACAACGCCCGGATTGGCTTTTCCTTTAGACTCTCGCATTACCTGGCCGACGAAGAATCCGATAAGCTTCTCCTCGCCGCCCTTGAAGCGCTCGACTTCCTTGGGGTGAGCAGCAATGACCTTATCTATCGCGGCTTCGATAGCGCCTGTGTCGGTAACCTGCTCCAGGGCCTTCTCTTTTACTATCTCGACTGCCTGCTTGCCTGTGTTAAACATATCCTCAAAGACAGTCTTCGCAATGTTGCGATTGATCGTGCCCGTGTCAATTAGATCGAGCATGCCGCAGATGTGCCCTGGCGTCAGCTTCGTGTCGGCAATGGATATGCCGGTTGCGTTAACAAGGCGAAGGAACTCGCCTGTGACCCAGTTCGCGACGGCCTTCGGATCTTTCGAGCACTTGGCGCAGTCGTCATAGAAACTGGCCAGCTCGGGCGATTCGACCAATACCTCTGCGTCCGATTCGGAAAGGCCGTATTGTTTTTCAAACCGCTCAACCTTGGCAAGAGGCAGCTCAGGCAGCTCGGAGCGCAGTTTTTCGACCCACTCATCGCCGAAGATCATTGGGACAAGGTCGGGTTCAGGGAAGTAGCGATACTCCTGCTCGACCTCTTTGGTGCGCATCGTGGCGGTAACACCGCGCGAATCGTCCCATCGGCGGGTTTCCTGAATCACTTTGTCACCATGGCGCAGTACCTTCTCCTGCCGTTTAAGCTCGTAATCGACACCCATATAGACCGCGCGGAATGAGTTGAGGTTTTTGATCTCTGTCTTGGTGCCGAACTCGACCTGGCCCTTGGGCTTGATGGAGATATTGGGCTCGCAGCGCATGCTCCCCTCCTCCATCTTGACGTCTGAGACTCCAAGATAGAGCACAATCTGGCGCAGCCGCTGCAGGTATTCCCTGGCCTCTTCAGCAGACTCGATCTGGTCATAGCCGGGCGGAGGCGGGTTCATGGTGACTATCTCCATTAAAGGAGTGCCCGCGCGATTGTAGTCTACCAGGGTCTTGCCGCCCTCGACATGCAA
It includes:
- a CDS encoding response regulator; translated protein: MGHRVLVVENGTDAASEIRSIVENAGHEVVGMAGCGEHAFDLAGETHPDMALVAMELSGIDGIETTRRLIEQGVGAVIILSSHADEQLIKGAALAGAFTYLLKPADPESICANIELAAARASELSVLKKEVEDVRTALETRKLSERAKHILMSRLSLNEEDAFTHLKHKCRNQNKTMRQVADDIILADDVFLRAVEKEPPKKGQ
- the gatB gene encoding Asp-tRNA(Asn)/Glu-tRNA(Gln) amidotransferase subunit GatB, which gives rise to MVEYEPVIGMEVHIELQTKTKMFCGCKVEFGGDPNTRCCPVCLGLPGSLPVVNERAIEFMAKAALALNCAIAPQCIFHRKNYYYPDMPKNYQVSQYDNPLGSSGYVEIFAGGKHKKIAIRRVHMEEDAGKLLHVEGGKTLVDYNRAGTPLMEIVTMNPPPPGYDQIESAEEAREYLQRLRQIVLYLGVSDVKMEEGSMRCEPNISIKPKGQVEFGTKTEIKNLNSFRAVYMGVDYELKRQEKVLRHGDKVIQETRRWDDSRGVTATMRTKEVEQEYRYFPEPDLVPMIFGDEWVEKLRSELPELPLAKVERFEKQYGLSESDAEVLVESPELASFYDDCAKCSKDPKAVANWVTGEFLRLVNATGISIADTKLTPGHICGMLDLIDTGTINRNIAKTVFEDMFNTGKQAVEIVKEKALEQVTDTGAIEAAIDKVIAAHPKEVERFKGGEEKLIGFFVGQVMRESKGKANPGVVNKILKDKLQS
- a CDS encoding phosphoribosyltransferase family protein, with protein sequence MHDLFEDRNEAGRHLAKRLSQYRSTSAVLLAIPRGGVPVAAAAARRLQLEWNIIVARKLPIPSNPEAGFGAVTTDGCVALNEQILQGLRLTTKEINSVISQQKAEAARRAKLYSSARLPTNISHRTVVVIDDGLASGYTMLAAIKSLRAQNASLIIAAAPVASRSAAAMIQDAADECIFEIVSPSVPFAVADFYLKWHDLTDEEVLSLLKQ
- a CDS encoding sugar phosphate isomerase/epimerase family protein; amino-acid sequence: MRFGCCASLDDIQTVQDAGYDYIELPVSLVKAESPDSEFEETLELVRSYEIVPEVWNSLLPPDIKITGPEVDIYRIERYMRTAFQRAEELGGEVVVFNSPEARNVPEGFSFEDAAEQIIEFVTLAGRIAGTHGITIAIQPINSGECNIVNNLTEALQIVRAADHPFVKLAADLHQMQQEQEPLDHIIKARAEIVHVCVDDSPQAEFLEVLKEIGYNERISIDCYAPDAPKALADMRKLFSEIFY
- a CDS encoding Hsp20/alpha crystallin family protein; amino-acid sequence: MMFKSYDEMLEELEREMRRVSDDMLLQMFRISSTSGEVWSPRVDVYETADAVVVKVCAAGLEPGQIELSISGDGKFLTLRGVRVELDDDKSQRIRYHQLEIYYGPFERIISLPAEVKFDRNKLTANYKDGFLKVTLPKLEQSQPKRIEIEE
- the lon gene encoding endopeptidase La; this encodes METKILEAESLISPEGEGVGGRSIDTPEELSLLPIKDTVLFPMVVMPLIVSRESSMKLVDDAVVSESRMIALATLKDPNIEAPQFADIYPVGVVAAIHTMLRLPEHQRLIVQGLKRIRMVECIQTEPYIRVKVEEMPDVIDWADEEEVEIEALKRNVGTAFQKVVTLSPNLPDELQGVVTSITKPGVLADTIALHLPIEIAEKQELLETVGTRERLHKLLAILMREVEVLELGSKIQSEVHSEMGKMQREYYLREQMKAIQRELGEGDERTAEVEELRKKISDSKMPEESEKEALRELDRLSHMSPAAPEYTVARTYIDWLISLPWETYTIDNLDIPLVHKILDEDHYGLDKVKDRILEYLSVRKFKHEGDMRHPILCFAGPPGVGKTSLGRSIARSLGRKFVRMSLGGVRDEAEIRGHRRTYIGALPGQIIQSIKRSESHNPVFMLDEIDKVGADFRGDPSSALLEVLDPEQNSTFRDHYLEVTFDLSKVMFITTANVLDTILPPLRDRMEILEIAGYTEEEKLEIAKRHLIPKQLNEHGLIKSKHISFTKDGILELVRGYTREAGVRNLERQVASICRKTAREFAEGREKPVRVNTAQVHAYLGSPRYTYEELADRTDQPGVAVGLAWTPVGGDVLFVEATRMDGGKNLITTGQLGDVMKESAQAALSYVRSHSEELGIATDFYAKSDIHLHVPAGAIPKDGPSAGVTMITAIASLMSGRKVKPRLAMTGEITLRGKVLAIGGLKEKVLAAKRAGVETVIVPKDNRKDIEEDVPANVREKMSFIYVDDVSQVLDEALEPKAKKPKRRR
- a CDS encoding DUF1559 domain-containing protein, translated to MKRLTGFTIIELLVVIGIIAILAAILFPVFFAAKEKGKVTACLNNLHQLGKGMTMYADEWNHYPIARLETGGYGNPSGNWAGVDQVNGKCDPKSGQIFQYVRNVDVYLCPSDKGVRATSISYGNGMNYPLSYSMNNIADYRTASNMAASQSKVGLLVHEDRDSIDDGDFYWFGWTDGGEGANRPGRMHNGGTCVLFCDQHAQWQKYETVITELRSGDWDPLHVRRNQ
- a CDS encoding DUF3887 domain-containing protein is translated as MTKKKRVAIIASVCILLIAAVGLVCLQGKRYNHGNSGSPEAKMYAAKALNVVKSLDSGDYKDAIKDFTANAKEDIDPRQFGDEWLQIEKTWGPFKSCEILNAEDEYEERDVAYSVCITCRFEKGTMRTVVDFGPQKQISYVNFEGKPENPDETKMYADKAINVIKSFEARDYENLVRDYEPRLQKMCNPQQMVQGWSEVTKQFGQLNSYKITDSEDKYEHGLVHVVYMDCKFEKGKMYMVVGFDAQKKICSMCMSDKPQR
- a CDS encoding phosphoribosyltransferase, encoding MIEPFENRNQAGRALAAALEHLRGTDCIVLAIPRGGVVTAYEVACAFDWELDVIVPRKLRAPGQPELAIGAVASWGDHERLLDARSIAMIGVSDEYIEREVKEQLSEVGRRLVAYRGTTQPPNIAGRTVIVVDDGIATGYTTRAAVLAARNLKAAKIILAVPVGPPDSVEMLRPYVDELICLKMPFPFMAVGYWYNEFEQVSDAEVIRLLDDARSRRD